One genomic region from Cryptococcus gattii WM276 chromosome C, complete sequence encodes:
- a CDS encoding Folic acid and derivative biosynthesis-related protein, putative (Similar to TIGR gene model, INSD accession AAW42698.1), which produces MPPDTITISSLTLHLLHGLGPSAFHLTPSPPCPALLSLTIHLVPNSVSTTAAGDSMAGLGVNYSSVSKAIYALANDPQKVWSGPWELMRAVSAIPLESDEVQSVDIRLGLPKALLHALEAVYKASYAKDGEVTDKSCTVRDLKVVCIVGLHEHERKEKQRLELDVKVSRCDWNVWGHKGFADEVYEFVRNSAYGTIESLNHELGQYLLKSRYLGDSTQPHLEITVRKPSAIPFATPSITIHRSQTDYMPTVPSARNGRPEAPERVFVAVGSNIGDRVANIIRAVRLLEEAGCKLLGTSRLYESAPMYVEDQDRFVNGVIELATSLDPLEVLRLLKRTEKAVGRTKTFTNGPRVIDLDLVFYGHRMVKIGKETDEEDEYGIKWLECPHKRLREREFVLRPLADIDSEFTHPVLHKSVGQLLASLPTTFPPSLSPIIPLHSHASPLKLSIPASPYIMAIFNTTPDSFSDGDLARTKVEYALAACEKLLKGPDPPAILDIGGMSTRPGSEPCSEEDELSRVIPLVKAIRSSSDPYVASIPISVDTYRPSVAKAAVEAGASIINDVRGGKEPGMLRVMAEADVPVVLMHSRGDSKTMITADVQDYESYGGIIKGVIQETKALVEQALKSGVKRWNIILDPGLGFAKSSSQSLTLLKHLSDLVLPGTGIEGLPMLVGASRKGFVGQTIKRAVPKERSFGDAAVSGWCAASGVVDILRVHDSREMGEVVKMTCAIRDAV; this is translated from the exons ATGCCACCTGACACGATAACTATTTCATCCCTCACACTTCACCTCCTGCACGGCCTAGGTCCGTCCGCCTTCCACCTTACCCCATCTCCTCCATGCCCCGCCCTTCTCTCCCTCACAATTCATCTCGTCCCCAACTCTGTCTCTACCACTGCCGCAGGCGACTCCATGGCAGGCCTTGGAGTGAATTATTCTTCAGTATCGAAAGCGATATATGCCCTTGCGAACGATCCGCAAAAAGTATGGAGTGGACCATGGGAACTAATGCGTGCTGTCAGTGCCATCCCGCTAGAGTCTGATGAGGTCCAGAGCGTGGACATCCGCCTGGGGCTTCCAAAGGCATTGTTACATGCTCTAGAAGCTGTGTATAAGGCATCATATGCCAAAGACGGTGAAGTAACCGACAAGAGCTGTACAGTCCGGGACTTGAAGGTAGTATGCATTGTCGGGTTACATGAGCacgaaagaaaagagaaacAGAGGCTGGAATTGGATGTCAAGGTCAGTAGATGTGACTGGAATGTTTGGGGACACAAAGGATTTGCAGATGAGGTATATGAG TTTGTGAGAAACTCGGCTTATGGAACCATCGAATCGCTGAATCACGAACTGGGACAATATCTCCTGAAGAGCCGGTATCTAGGGGATTCCACTCAACCTCATCTAGAGATTACAGTCAGGAAACCATCGGCAATACCTTTCGCTACTCCCAGCATCACCATTCATCGCTCGCAGACCGACTATATGCCAACTGTACCATCGGCTCGTAATGGACGACCTGAAGCCCCTGAGAGGGTATTCGTAGCTGTTGGCTCCAATATCGGTGACCGAGTAGCCAACATTATAAGAGCCGTAAGGCTTTTAGAGGAGGCTGGATGTAAATTGTTAGGCACAAGTAGACTGTATGAGAGTGCGCCAATGTATGTTGAAGATCAGGACCGGTTCGTCAATGGCGTCATTGAG CTGGCTACATCACTTGACCCCTTAGAAGTTCTTCGATTGCTCAAACGCACAGAGAAAGCTGTAGGGAGAACAAAGACATTCACGAATGGTCCTCGAGTCATCGACCTAGATTTGGTCTTTTATGGCCACCGAATGGTCAAAATTGGCAAAGAGACCgacgaggaagatgaaTATGGGATCAAATGGTTAGAATGCCCTCACAAAAGGTTACGTGAGCGAGAATTTGTTTTGAGGCCGTTAGCCGA CATCGACTCAGAGTTCACGCACCCTGTGCTTCACAAATCTGTCGGCCAGCTACTCGCCAGCCTTCCAACCACGTTTCCGCCATCTCTTTCACCTATAATTCCCTTGCACTCTCACGCTTCACCCCTAAAGCTTTCCATCCCCGCCTCCCCATACATCATGGCCATCTTTAATACAACACCTGATTCATTTTCCGATGGCGATCTCGCCAGGACCAAAGTCGAATATGCGCTCGCCGCTTGCGAAAAGCTGCTAAAAGGGCCTGATCCTCCGGCCATTCTCGACATTGGGGGAATGTCCACGCGCCCAGGTTCTGAACCCTGTTCGGAGGAAGATGAGCTCAGTCGCGTTATTCCACTTGTCAAAGCCATCCGATCATCTAGTGATCCCTATGTTGCCTCCATTCCGATATCGGTCGACACTTATCGACCGTCAGTTGCTAAGGCCGCCGTTGAAGCTGGAGCATCCATCATTAACGACGTCCGTGGCGGGAAAGAGCCAGGAATGTTGCGGGTCATGGCAGAAGCAGACGTTCCTGTTGTTTTAATGCATTCTAGAGGCGATTCAAAAACCATGATTACAGCGGATGTCCAGGATTATGAAAGTTATGGAGGCATCATCAAAGGTGTAATCCAGGAGACGAAGGCCTTGGTAGAGCAGGCCTTAAAGTCTGGCGTAAAACGATGGAATATCATCCTCGACCCTGGCTTGGGCTTTGCCAAATCTTCCTCTCAAAGCTTGACACTCCTCAAACACCTATCTGATCTTGTCCTTCCAGGTACAGGGATCGAAGGGCTTCCGATGCTAGTAGGTGCTAGTAGAAAGGGATTTGTGGGTCAGACCATAAAGCGGGCTGTACCAAAAGAGAGAAGCTTTGGAGATGCGGCTGTCAGCGGTTGGTGTGCTGCCAGTGGAGTTGTGGACATCTTGAGAGTCCATGATTCTAGAGAGATGGGTGAAGTTGTTAAAATGACATGTGCTATTAGGGATGCAGTGTAG
- a CDS encoding dephospho-CoA kinase, putative (Similar to TIGR gene model, INSD accession AAW42336.1), whose translation MLIVGLTGGIASGKSTVSKLLSERHHLPIIDADLIAREVVEPGTSGYSLVVSHFGSDRVLQEDGVSLDRGAIGDIIFHDPEERKWMNGVVHPRVKKEMVKRIIRYWLKGEWCVILDVPLLIEAGMWKWVGDTVVVYVNERLQLSRLLDRQSNPPLTQSQASSRIASQLPLSAKLSYATSVIDNSGSFTDLNDQVDRTVAKWRAHQGGDSGWWWRLCWLIPPVGLVAGALCLFAVWRGGKKDRRRGRGEVSRRDRSEQAAERIELMELKGGRRRAASGSFTDEE comes from the exons ATGTTGA TCGTCGGTCTTACCGGCGGTATCGCTTCCG GCAAATCAACCGTCTCCAAACTTCTTTCTGAAAGACATCACCTCCCAATTATAGATGCTGATCTCATTGCTCGAGAGGTCGTTGAGCCTGGCACATCTGGTTATTCTCTCGTTGTCTCACACTTTGGTTCTGACCGGGTCTTGCAGGAAGACGGAGTATCGCTCGATAGAGGGGCGATAGGTGACATCATTTTTCATGACCCTGAAGAAAGGAAATGGATGAATGGGGTCGTGCACCCAAGAgtgaagaaagagatggtCAAACGCATCATAAGGTATTGGCTGAAAGGAGAATGGTGTGTGATCCTTGATGTGCCGCTATTGATAGAGGCGGGTATGTGGAAGTGGGTAGGGGATACTGTTGTGGTATATGT CAATGAGCGTCTCCAGTTGTCGCGCCTCCTTGATCGCCAATCTAATCCTCCTTTGACTCAATCTCAAGCCTCAAGTCGGATTGCCTCTCAGCTACCACTATCAGCCAAGCTTTCTTACGCAACGTCGGTCATCGACAATTCTGGTTCATTTACAGACTTGAACGACCAGGTCGATAGGACGGTTGCCAAATGGAGGGCTCATCAAGGCGGAGATTCAGGTTGGTGGTGGAGGCTTTGCTGGTTGATACCGCCTGTGGGGCTAGTAGCCGGTGCATTGTGCCTATTTGCTGTTTGGAGAGGGGGCAAAAAggacagaagaagaggcagaggGGAGGTCTCAAGGAGGGACCGTTCCGAGCAAGCAGCCGAAAGGATAGAGCTCATGGAACTGAAGGGTGGAAGACGGAGAGCTGCGAGTGGAAGTTTCACGGACGAGGAATAA